One Pseudomonas rhizophila DNA window includes the following coding sequences:
- a CDS encoding Lrp/AsnC family transcriptional regulator — protein MSDTRPPVLDEIDRQLIAALQINARESVAMLARQLGIARTTVTSRLARLEKTKVITGYGVRLGQRVIDGGLQAYVGIKVQPRSGKDVLRRLSAMAQVQQLCAVSGEFDYVAWLRTDSPEQLDQLLDQIGSVDGVEKTTTSIILSSKIDRGQPV, from the coding sequence TTGTCTGACACCCGCCCTCCCGTCCTCGACGAAATCGACCGCCAACTGATTGCCGCCCTGCAAATCAATGCCCGGGAAAGCGTCGCCATGCTCGCCCGACAATTGGGCATCGCCCGCACCACCGTGACTTCGCGGCTGGCGCGGCTGGAAAAAACCAAGGTCATCACCGGGTACGGCGTGCGTCTGGGGCAGCGGGTGATAGACGGCGGGTTACAGGCTTACGTCGGCATCAAGGTTCAACCGCGCTCCGGCAAGGACGTGCTGCGGCGCTTGAGTGCGATGGCCCAGGTCCAGCAACTGTGTGCGGTCAGCGGCGAATTCGACTATGTGGCTTGGCTGCGCACGGATTCACCGGAGCAGCTGGATCAGTTACTGGATCAGATTGGCAGTGTCGATGGGGTGGAGAAAACCACCACTTCGATCATCCTCAGCAGCAAGATCGATCGGGGGCAGCCGGTCTAG
- a CDS encoding flavin monoamine oxidase family protein, with protein MNKNNRHPADGKKPITIFGPDFPFAFDDWIEHPAGLGSIPAHNHGAEVAIVGAGIAGLVAAYELMKLGLKPVVYEASKMGGRLRSQAFNGAEGVVAELGGMRFPVSSTAFYHYVDKLGLETKPFPNPLTPASGSTVIDLEGQTYYAQKLADLPALFQEVADAWADALEDGSRFGDIQQAIRDRDVPRLKELWNTLVPLWDDRTFYDFVATSKAFAKLSFQHREVFGQVGFGTGGWDSDFPNSMLEIFRVVMTNCDDHQHLVVGGVEQVPHGIWKHVPERCAHWPEGTSLNSLHLGAPRSGVKRIARADDGRFSVTDVWDNTREYAAVLVTCQSWLLTTQIECEEALFSQKMWMALDRTRYMQSSKTFVMVDRPFWKDKDPETGRDLMSMTLTDRLTRGTYLFDNGDDKPGVICLSYSWMSDALKMLPHPVEKRVKLALDALKKIYPKVDIAARIIGDPITVSWEADPHFLGAFKGALPGHYRYNQRMYAHFMQDDMPAEQRGIFIAGDDVSWTPAWVEGAVQTSLNAVWGIMKHFGGETHPENPGPGDVFDEIGPIALPE; from the coding sequence ATGAACAAAAACAATCGCCACCCAGCAGACGGCAAGAAGCCCATCACCATTTTCGGGCCGGACTTTCCTTTCGCTTTTGACGACTGGATCGAGCATCCCGCCGGCCTGGGCAGTATTCCCGCCCACAACCACGGGGCAGAAGTCGCGATTGTCGGTGCCGGGATCGCCGGTCTGGTGGCGGCCTACGAGTTGATGAAGCTGGGCCTCAAGCCGGTGGTCTACGAAGCGTCGAAGATGGGTGGGCGCCTGCGCTCACAAGCGTTCAACGGCGCCGAGGGTGTCGTTGCCGAGTTGGGGGGCATGCGGTTTCCGGTGTCGTCCACGGCGTTCTATCACTACGTCGACAAACTGGGCCTGGAGACCAAACCGTTTCCCAACCCTTTGACCCCGGCCTCGGGCAGCACGGTCATCGATCTGGAAGGCCAGACCTACTACGCACAAAAGTTGGCCGACCTGCCGGCATTGTTCCAGGAAGTGGCCGACGCCTGGGCCGATGCGCTGGAGGACGGGTCGCGCTTCGGCGATATCCAGCAGGCGATTCGCGACCGCGACGTGCCACGCCTCAAGGAACTGTGGAACACCCTGGTCCCCCTGTGGGACGACCGCACTTTCTACGACTTCGTCGCCACGTCCAAGGCGTTTGCCAAACTCTCGTTCCAGCACCGTGAAGTGTTCGGCCAGGTGGGTTTCGGCACCGGCGGCTGGGACTCGGACTTTCCCAATTCGATGCTGGAAATTTTCCGCGTGGTGATGACCAATTGCGACGATCATCAGCATCTGGTGGTCGGTGGCGTCGAGCAGGTGCCCCATGGCATCTGGAAGCATGTGCCGGAGCGCTGCGCGCACTGGCCAGAAGGTACCAGCCTCAACTCGTTGCACCTGGGCGCCCCGCGCAGCGGTGTGAAGCGCATCGCGCGTGCCGACGATGGCCGGTTCAGCGTGACCGACGTATGGGACAACACCCGCGAATATGCCGCGGTGCTGGTCACCTGCCAAAGCTGGCTGCTGACCACTCAGATCGAATGCGAAGAGGCGCTGTTCTCGCAAAAAATGTGGATGGCCCTGGACCGCACCCGCTACATGCAATCGTCGAAGACTTTCGTGATGGTCGACCGGCCCTTCTGGAAGGACAAGGATCCGGAAACCGGCCGCGACCTGATGAGCATGACCCTCACCGACCGCCTCACCCGTGGCACCTATCTGTTCGACAATGGCGATGACAAGCCGGGGGTCATTTGCCTGTCGTACTCGTGGATGAGCGATGCGCTGAAAATGCTCCCCCATCCGGTGGAAAAACGCGTGAAGCTGGCGCTCGACGCTTTGAAGAAGATTTATCCCAAGGTGGACATCGCCGCACGGATCATCGGCGATCCGATCACCGTGTCCTGGGAAGCCGACCCGCATTTCCTTGGCGCATTCAAAGGTGCTCTGCCCGGCCACTATCGCTACAACCAGCGCATGTACGCCCATTTCATGCAGGACGACATGCCGGCCGAACAGCGAGGGATCTTTATCGCCGGCGATGACGTCTCATGGACACCGGCCTGGGTTGAGGGCGCGGTACAAACCTCACTCAATGCCGTGTGGGGAATCATGAAGCACTTCGGCGGTGAAACTCACCCCGAGAACCCGGGGCCAGGTGATGTGTTCGACGAAATCGGTCCGATCGCCCTGCCCGAATAA
- a CDS encoding carbon-nitrogen hydrolase family protein, with product MRVALYQCSPLPLDPAANLQRLHQVALEARGADVLVLPEMFLTGYNIGVDAVNVLAEVYNGEWAQQIARIAKAASLAIAYGYPERSEDGQIYNAVQLIDAHGERLANYRKSHLFGDLDHAMFSAGDSELPIVELNGWKLGFLICYDLEFPENARRLALAGAELILVPTANMQPYEFIADVTVRARAIENQCFVAYANYCGHEGELQYCGQSSIAAPDGSRPALAGLDEALIVGELDRHLIEDCRAAYNYLHDRRPELYDDLNKH from the coding sequence ATGCGTGTAGCCCTTTACCAATGTTCACCGCTGCCGCTGGACCCGGCCGCCAACCTGCAACGCCTGCATCAGGTGGCGCTGGAGGCCAGGGGCGCCGATGTGTTGGTGTTGCCGGAAATGTTCCTGACCGGCTACAACATTGGCGTCGACGCGGTGAATGTATTGGCCGAGGTCTACAACGGCGAATGGGCGCAGCAGATCGCTCGCATCGCCAAGGCGGCCAGTCTGGCGATCGCCTATGGCTACCCGGAACGCAGCGAAGATGGGCAGATTTACAACGCGGTGCAACTGATCGACGCCCACGGCGAACGCCTGGCAAATTATCGAAAGAGTCACCTGTTTGGCGATCTGGACCACGCGATGTTCAGCGCTGGCGATAGCGAGCTGCCCATCGTCGAGCTTAACGGCTGGAAGCTCGGCTTTCTGATCTGCTATGACCTGGAGTTTCCGGAAAACGCCCGGCGCCTGGCCCTGGCCGGCGCCGAACTGATCCTGGTGCCCACCGCCAACATGCAGCCCTATGAGTTCATCGCCGATGTCACCGTGCGCGCCCGGGCCATCGAGAACCAGTGTTTTGTGGCTTACGCCAACTATTGCGGTCATGAAGGTGAATTGCAGTACTGCGGGCAAAGCAGCATCGCCGCCCCGGATGGCAGCCGCCCTGCCCTTGCCGGGCTGGACGAGGCCTTGATTGTGGGGGAACTGGATCGGCACCTGATTGAGGATTGCCGTGCAGCCTACAACTACCTGCATGACCGCCGCCCTGAGCTTTACGACGACTTGAACAAACACTGA
- the pqqF gene encoding pyrroloquinoline quinone biosynthesis protein PqqF codes for MSAVDSFCPHTETLANGLRVTLRHVPGLKRSAAVLRVAVGSHDAPLAWPGLAHLLEHLFFLGTERFPTEQNLMTYVQRHGGQVNARTSDRTTDFFFELPPAAFAGGLERLGDMLSHPRLDETVQLREREVLHAEFIAWSQDPTAQRQVALHEGLSAAHPLRGFHAGNRDSLAVQRAEFQMALQDFYRRFYQSGQMTLSLAGPQSIEALKALAEQFSGDVPAGEAVTRQPAPELMASHQAGYQQVSPGRLDLLYAFEGLPVASPQAMDFLCTWLNNSKPGGLLATLRQRGLADSLKASALYEFAEQALLHIEFKLDNDHALNDIQPLLHDWLGFFAAQDDWAPLRDEFSARLQRRQETATALQLARWDNEERAVQLSENDLSRLREVLKQLHPADNITGRWQLPAPNPFLQTASEPPRTGLIRGQTSAHRGLRTFAQDRSRGRRERSPMQFSQGLADNTSQGAVYLRWRLATLPPLDLPARLDRHLQDLREDAQQAGVEVTFEPCADQWLLKLIGVQAPMPLVLKHILTKLGQPLPPAPAKSEPALIPIRHLLKELPIHCQQNSPSSALALPDRDNSVWTTAHWDALAIGLSAATQGAMGPVLARVPGIAGQQAQPTSPCRQPIWHTLQTHGDEQAVLLFCPTPTRALHDEAAWRLLAQLCQTAFYQRLRVELQLGYAVFSGVKQIDGQTGLLFGVQSPSASAAQLIAHIDQFLSGLPDRLQQLDDSTLASQQQALAAQFQSAALPCTQAAELLWQGKLAGHPSDYLEQLPDAIMRVNREQLMDAVGHLTSAESARYCLTNGACPGEPWHAVP; via the coding sequence ATGTCGGCCGTCGATTCCTTCTGCCCCCACACTGAAACCCTGGCCAACGGCTTGCGAGTGACATTGCGCCATGTCCCCGGCCTCAAGCGCAGCGCTGCGGTGCTGCGGGTGGCGGTCGGCAGCCATGATGCGCCGCTCGCCTGGCCGGGACTGGCGCACTTGCTCGAACATCTTTTCTTCCTCGGCACTGAGCGGTTTCCCACAGAGCAGAACCTGATGACCTACGTGCAACGGCATGGCGGCCAGGTCAATGCCCGCACCAGCGATCGCACCACCGATTTCTTCTTCGAATTACCACCGGCTGCCTTTGCCGGCGGTCTGGAGCGACTCGGGGACATGCTCTCCCATCCGCGCCTGGATGAAACCGTCCAATTGCGCGAGCGAGAAGTGCTGCACGCGGAATTCATCGCCTGGTCTCAGGACCCCACGGCCCAGCGACAAGTGGCCCTGCACGAAGGACTGTCCGCAGCTCATCCACTGCGAGGTTTCCATGCGGGTAATCGCGACAGCCTCGCGGTGCAGCGGGCCGAGTTCCAAATGGCACTGCAAGACTTTTATCGAAGGTTCTACCAGAGCGGCCAAATGACGCTGAGTCTGGCAGGCCCGCAAAGCATCGAAGCCTTGAAGGCACTGGCCGAGCAGTTCAGCGGCGATGTGCCTGCGGGTGAAGCGGTCACCCGACAGCCAGCGCCGGAGCTGATGGCATCGCACCAGGCCGGTTATCAACAGGTCAGCCCAGGACGTCTCGATCTGCTGTATGCCTTCGAAGGTTTGCCCGTCGCCTCGCCGCAAGCCATGGATTTTCTCTGCACATGGCTGAACAACAGCAAACCGGGCGGCCTGCTCGCCACCTTGCGTCAACGCGGTCTGGCTGACAGTCTCAAGGCATCGGCGCTGTACGAGTTTGCCGAGCAGGCGCTGTTGCACATCGAGTTCAAACTCGACAACGATCACGCACTGAACGACATTCAGCCATTGCTGCACGATTGGTTGGGATTTTTCGCCGCCCAGGACGACTGGGCGCCCTTGCGCGATGAGTTCAGCGCCCGCCTGCAACGTCGGCAGGAGACCGCGACGGCGTTGCAACTGGCCCGTTGGGACAATGAAGAACGCGCTGTTCAACTGTCGGAAAACGATCTGTCGCGGCTCAGGGAAGTTCTCAAGCAATTGCACCCGGCGGATAACATCACCGGGCGATGGCAACTGCCCGCGCCCAACCCGTTCCTGCAAACGGCAAGCGAACCACCCCGTACCGGCTTGATACGCGGCCAGACCAGCGCCCATCGCGGTCTGCGCACCTTCGCCCAGGACCGCTCCCGGGGCCGGCGGGAACGTTCCCCCATGCAGTTCAGCCAAGGGCTGGCGGACAACACCTCGCAAGGCGCGGTGTATCTGCGCTGGCGCCTGGCGACGCTGCCCCCGCTCGACCTCCCGGCCAGGCTTGATCGGCATCTGCAGGATCTGCGTGAAGATGCGCAGCAGGCCGGCGTGGAAGTCACCTTTGAGCCCTGCGCCGACCAATGGCTGCTGAAGCTGATTGGCGTGCAGGCACCGATGCCCTTGGTGCTCAAGCACATCCTGACGAAGCTGGGACAACCACTGCCGCCGGCGCCAGCGAAGAGCGAACCTGCGCTGATACCGATTCGACACCTGTTGAAGGAGCTGCCGATTCATTGCCAGCAAAACTCCCCATCGTCAGCCTTGGCGCTGCCTGATCGCGACAACAGCGTGTGGACGACGGCGCATTGGGACGCACTGGCCATCGGTCTCTCGGCCGCCACCCAGGGAGCAATGGGCCCGGTGCTGGCCCGGGTGCCCGGCATTGCCGGCCAGCAAGCCCAACCGACCTCCCCTTGCCGGCAGCCGATCTGGCACACCCTTCAGACCCACGGCGACGAACAGGCCGTGTTGTTGTTTTGTCCCACGCCTACCCGAGCCCTGCACGACGAAGCCGCATGGCGGTTGCTGGCACAGCTGTGTCAAACAGCGTTTTACCAGCGCCTGCGGGTCGAGTTGCAGTTGGGTTACGCAGTGTTCAGCGGTGTGAAGCAGATCGATGGGCAGACCGGTTTGTTGTTCGGTGTCCAATCACCCAGCGCCTCGGCGGCCCAGTTGATCGCCCATATCGACCAGTTCCTGAGCGGCCTGCCGGACCGTCTCCAGCAGCTCGACGATTCGACGCTGGCCAGTCAGCAGCAGGCCCTCGCCGCCCAGTTCCAGAGCGCCGCCCTACCCTGCACCCAAGCGGCCGAACTGCTCTGGCAGGGCAAACTCGCTGGCCATCCGTCGGATTATCTAGAGCAATTGCCCGACGCCATCATGCGTGTGAATCGAGAACAGCTGATGGACGCCGTGGGGCATCTGACTAGCGCCGAAAGTGCACGCTACTGCCTGACCAATGGAGCCTGCCCTGGAGAGCCCTGGCACGCGGTGCCGTGA
- the pqqA gene encoding pyrroloquinoline quinone precursor peptide PqqA codes for MSWSKPAYIDLRIGFEVTMYFASR; via the coding sequence ATGTCTTGGTCCAAACCCGCATATATCGACCTGCGTATCGGTTTCGAAGTCACCATGTACTTCGCCAGCCGTTGA
- the pqqB gene encoding pyrroloquinoline quinone biosynthesis protein PqqB, which produces MFVQILGSAAGGGFPQWNCNCANCAGFRNGSLRAQARTQSSIAISDDGVNWVLCNASPDIRAQLQGFAPMQPGRALRDTGIGAIILMDSQIDHTTGLLSLREGCPHQVWCTDMVHEDLSTGFPLFNMLTHWNGGLSWNRIELDQPFTIPACPNLRFTPLPLRSAAPPYSPHRFDPHPGDNIGLIVEDLRTGGKLFYAPGLGKVDEPLLEIMAGSDCLLVDGTMWDDDEMQRRGVGSRTGREMGHLAQNGPGGMIEVLEQLPEPRKVLIHINNTNPILDEDSPERAELVRRKIEVAYDGMSIEL; this is translated from the coding sequence ATGTTTGTCCAGATTCTAGGTTCCGCCGCCGGCGGCGGTTTCCCCCAGTGGAATTGCAACTGCGCCAATTGCGCAGGTTTTCGCAACGGCAGCCTGCGAGCCCAGGCACGCACTCAGTCGTCCATCGCGATTTCCGATGATGGCGTGAACTGGGTGCTGTGCAATGCCTCCCCGGACATTCGCGCCCAGCTCCAAGGATTCGCCCCGATGCAACCGGGTCGGGCACTGCGGGACACCGGTATCGGCGCCATCATTCTGATGGACAGCCAGATCGACCACACCACCGGCCTGCTCAGCCTGCGCGAAGGCTGCCCGCATCAAGTCTGGTGCACCGACATGGTCCATGAAGACCTGAGCACGGGTTTTCCGCTGTTCAACATGCTGACCCACTGGAACGGCGGGCTGAGCTGGAACCGCATCGAACTCGACCAGCCGTTCACCATCCCGGCCTGCCCGAACCTGCGCTTCACTCCCCTGCCGCTGCGCAGCGCCGCGCCGCCCTATTCACCGCACCGCTTCGATCCGCACCCAGGCGACAACATCGGCCTGATCGTCGAAGACCTGCGCACCGGCGGCAAGCTGTTTTACGCCCCTGGCCTGGGCAAAGTCGACGAGCCTTTGCTGGAGATCATGGCCGGCAGCGATTGCCTGTTGGTGGACGGCACGATGTGGGACGACGATGAAATGCAGCGTCGTGGCGTCGGCAGCCGCACTGGCCGCGAGATGGGCCATCTGGCACAGAACGGGCCTGGCGGGATGATCGAAGTGCTGGAGCAACTGCCCGAGCCGCGCAAGGTCCTTATTCATATCAACAATACCAACCCGATCCTTGATGAAGACTCGCCCGAGCGGGCCGAGCTTGTACGTCGAAAGATTGAAGTGGCTTACGACGGAATGAGTATTGAGTTGTAG
- the pqqC gene encoding pyrroloquinoline-quinone synthase PqqC, which yields MTDTPLSPAEFEAALRAKGAYYHIHHPYHVAMYEGRATREQIQGWVANRFYYQVNIPLKDAAILANCPDREIRREWIQRLLDHDGAPGEDGGIEAWLRLGQAVGLDPDQLRSQELVLPGVRFAVDAYVNFARRASWQEAASSSLTEMFAPQIHQSRLDSWPQHYPWIDPAGYEYFRTRLGQARRDVEHGLAITLQHYTTREGQERMLEILQFKLDILWSMLDAMSMAYELNRPPYHSVTGQRVWHKGITL from the coding sequence ATGACTGACACCCCCCTGTCCCCCGCCGAGTTCGAAGCGGCCCTGCGCGCCAAGGGTGCGTATTACCACATTCATCACCCGTATCACGTGGCGATGTATGAGGGCCGCGCCACTCGCGAGCAGATCCAGGGCTGGGTCGCGAACCGTTTTTACTATCAGGTGAACATCCCGCTCAAGGATGCCGCGATCCTGGCCAACTGCCCGGACCGGGAAATCCGCCGCGAGTGGATCCAGCGCCTGCTCGACCATGACGGCGCGCCCGGCGAAGACGGCGGCATCGAAGCCTGGTTGCGGCTGGGTCAGGCGGTTGGCCTGGATCCCGATCAACTGCGCTCCCAGGAACTGGTGCTGCCGGGCGTGCGCTTCGCGGTGGATGCCTACGTCAACTTCGCCCGCCGCGCCTCTTGGCAGGAAGCCGCCAGCAGCTCCCTGACCGAAATGTTCGCACCGCAGATCCATCAGTCGCGCCTGGACAGCTGGCCGCAGCATTACCCCTGGATCGACCCCGCCGGCTACGAATATTTCCGCACCCGCCTGGGCCAGGCCCGGCGTGACGTGGAGCACGGCCTGGCAATTACCTTGCAGCATTACACCACCCGCGAAGGCCAGGAGCGCATGCTGGAGATTCTCCAGTTCAAACTGGACATCCTCTGGAGCATGCTCGATGCCATGAGCATGGCCTACGAATTGAACCGCCCGCCCTATCACAGCGTGACCGGGCAACGGGTGTGGCACAAAGGAATTACCTTATGA
- the pqqD gene encoding pyrroloquinoline quinone biosynthesis peptide chaperone PqqD: MSFDRSKTPRWRPGYRFQYEPAQKGHVLLYPEGMIKLNDSASLIGGLIDGERDVAAIIGELARQFPDVPELGDDIEQFMEVARAEHWIELV; this comes from the coding sequence ATGAGTTTCGATCGCAGCAAGACCCCACGCTGGCGCCCCGGCTATCGTTTCCAGTACGAGCCGGCACAGAAGGGCCACGTGCTGCTCTATCCTGAAGGCATGATCAAGCTCAACGACAGCGCTTCGCTGATTGGCGGCCTGATCGACGGTGAACGGGATGTGGCCGCCATCATTGGCGAGTTGGCCAGACAGTTCCCCGACGTGCCGGAACTCGGTGACGACATCGAGCAATTCATGGAGGTCGCCCGTGCAGAGCATTGGATCGAACTTGTCTGA
- the pqqE gene encoding pyrroloquinoline quinone biosynthesis protein PqqE codes for MQSIGSNLSDTTSLPPKPEVGLPLWLLAELTYRCPLQCPYCSNPLDFAEQGKELSTEQWFKVFREAREMGAAQLGFSGGEPLVRQDLAELIAEARRLGFYTNLITSGIGLTEQKISDFKKAGLDHIQISFQASDEQVNNLLAGSKKAFAQKLEMARAVKAHGYPMVLNFVTHRHNIDKIDRIIELCIALEADFVELATCQFYGWAQLNRVGLLPTREQLVRAERITNEYRAKLEAQGHPCKLIFVTPDYYEERPKACMNGWGSIFLTVTPDGTALPCHGARQMPVQFPNVRDHSMQHIWYDSFGFNRFRGYDWMPEPCRSCDEKEKDFGGCRCQAFMLTGDASNADPVCSKSEHHGMILQAREDAEHATQTIEQLAFRNERNSRLIAKG; via the coding sequence GTGCAGAGCATTGGATCGAACTTGTCTGACACCACAAGCCTGCCGCCCAAGCCTGAAGTCGGCCTGCCGCTGTGGCTGCTGGCCGAGCTGACCTACCGTTGCCCGTTGCAATGCCCGTACTGCTCCAATCCGCTGGACTTCGCCGAACAGGGCAAGGAGCTGAGTACCGAGCAGTGGTTCAAGGTGTTTCGCGAGGCGCGTGAGATGGGCGCCGCGCAATTGGGCTTTTCCGGCGGCGAGCCGCTGGTGCGCCAGGACCTGGCCGAACTGATCGCCGAGGCGCGCAGGCTGGGTTTCTACACCAACCTGATCACCTCTGGCATCGGCTTGACCGAGCAGAAAATCAGCGATTTCAAAAAGGCCGGCCTCGACCACATCCAGATCAGTTTCCAGGCCAGCGACGAACAGGTGAACAACCTGCTGGCCGGTTCAAAGAAAGCCTTCGCGCAAAAACTGGAAATGGCCCGGGCGGTCAAGGCCCACGGCTATCCGATGGTGCTGAACTTCGTCACCCATCGACACAACATCGACAAGATCGACCGCATTATCGAGCTGTGCATCGCCCTTGAAGCCGACTTCGTCGAACTCGCCACCTGCCAGTTCTACGGTTGGGCACAGCTCAACCGCGTCGGCCTGCTGCCCACCCGGGAACAACTGGTGCGTGCCGAACGTATCACCAACGAATACCGCGCCAAACTGGAAGCCCAAGGGCATCCGTGCAAGTTGATCTTCGTCACCCCGGACTATTATGAAGAACGCCCCAAGGCCTGCATGAACGGCTGGGGCAGCATTTTCCTGACCGTCACGCCGGACGGCACTGCATTGCCCTGTCACGGCGCCCGTCAGATGCCCGTGCAATTTCCCAACGTGCGTGACCACAGCATGCAGCACATCTGGTACGACTCGTTCGGCTTCAATCGTTTTCGCGGCTATGACTGGATGCCCGAGCCGTGCCGCTCGTGTGATGAAAAAGAAAAGGACTTCGGCGGCTGTCGCTGCCAGGCGTTCATGCTCACGGGCGATGCGAGCAATGCCGACCCGGTGTGCAGCAAATCCGAGCATCACGGGATGATTCTTCAGGCTCGGGAAGACGCCGAGCATGCCACTCAGACGATTGAACAACTGGCCTTTCGCAATGAACGAAACTCACGCCTCATCGCCAAAGGCTGA
- a CDS encoding alpha/beta hydrolase family protein, with translation MNETHASSPKADSFSAAQAVAAGIDFAELQAGPLGLFWNQYRPEDGACRIWHWQDAKARCLTPDGFSVRSRVYEYGGGSFCLSDDGVLFVNEADQQVYHQSLAGEQPVALTSSDCRYGDLHFACGQVLAVEEQANQHRLVSIGLADHQRHLLAEGADFYAAPTLSPDGRRLAWIEWSRPHQPWTSTRLMLAERNAGAWNEPRCVAGSGHEESIQQPRFDDCGRLYCLSDRGGYWQPWIESADDLEPLPAAEADHAPAPWQLGGCTWLPLGESAYLASWTEAGFGRLGLCRSDGVSEDFTGSYSRFRSLALDERFIYAIAASPISPSAVIAIERQNHAVVVLAGGVAPLPVEHISRPRTLRYPSASSQAHGFFYPAMNAEEKPPLVVFIHGGPTSACYPIFDPRIQYWTQRGFAVADLNYRGSSGYGRAYRQALYLNWGVVDVKDACAVVTYLEEQGLINGRCAFIRGGSAGGYTTLCALAFHDVFRAGASLYGVSDPVALGQATHKFEGDYLDWLIGDPQQDAERYRDRTPLLHADQIRTPVIFFQGELDAVVVPQQTRDMVEALQNNGIAVEAHYYADERHGFRKAINQAHALEHEWLFYRRVMDGPL, from the coding sequence ATGAACGAAACTCACGCCTCATCGCCAAAGGCTGATTCTTTCAGCGCAGCCCAGGCCGTTGCGGCAGGCATCGACTTTGCTGAGCTGCAAGCCGGGCCCCTTGGACTGTTCTGGAATCAATACCGTCCCGAAGACGGTGCCTGCCGGATCTGGCATTGGCAGGATGCCAAGGCCCGATGCCTGACCCCGGACGGGTTCAGTGTCCGCAGCCGGGTTTATGAATACGGCGGCGGTTCGTTCTGCCTGAGCGACGACGGTGTGCTGTTCGTCAATGAGGCCGATCAGCAGGTGTATCACCAGTCGCTGGCCGGCGAACAGCCCGTGGCGCTGACCTCAAGTGATTGTCGATATGGCGATCTTCACTTCGCTTGCGGCCAGGTGCTGGCGGTGGAGGAGCAGGCCAATCAGCATCGCCTGGTCTCGATCGGCCTGGCAGATCATCAACGACATCTGCTGGCCGAAGGTGCGGACTTCTACGCCGCGCCGACCTTGAGTCCGGATGGTCGACGACTGGCCTGGATTGAGTGGAGCCGCCCCCATCAACCGTGGACGTCAACGAGACTGATGCTGGCCGAGCGCAACGCTGGCGCCTGGAATGAGCCGCGTTGCGTCGCGGGCAGCGGTCACGAGGAGTCTATTCAGCAACCGCGTTTTGATGATTGCGGTCGCCTTTATTGCCTGAGCGATCGTGGCGGTTATTGGCAGCCCTGGATTGAATCCGCCGACGACCTGGAGCCACTGCCCGCCGCCGAAGCCGATCACGCCCCAGCACCCTGGCAACTGGGCGGCTGTACCTGGCTGCCGCTGGGCGAAAGCGCTTACCTGGCGAGCTGGACCGAGGCGGGGTTCGGGCGACTGGGCCTCTGCCGCAGTGACGGCGTATCCGAGGATTTCACCGGCTCCTATTCGCGTTTTCGCAGCCTGGCACTCGATGAGCGGTTCATTTATGCCATCGCCGCTTCGCCAATCAGCCCGTCGGCGGTGATAGCCATTGAGCGGCAAAACCATGCAGTGGTGGTGCTCGCCGGTGGCGTTGCGCCGTTGCCCGTCGAACACATCAGTCGCCCCCGGACCCTGCGCTATCCCTCGGCTTCCAGCCAAGCCCATGGGTTCTTTTACCCGGCCATGAACGCCGAAGAGAAGCCGCCATTGGTGGTGTTCATCCATGGCGGACCGACCTCGGCGTGTTATCCCATCTTTGATCCGCGCATCCAGTACTGGACCCAGCGCGGCTTTGCCGTAGCCGATCTCAATTACCGCGGCAGCAGCGGTTATGGCCGGGCCTATCGACAGGCGCTGTATTTGAATTGGGGGGTGGTGGACGTCAAGGATGCCTGCGCGGTGGTCACGTACCTTGAGGAACAAGGCTTGATCAATGGTCGTTGCGCGTTCATTCGTGGCGGCAGTGCTGGCGGCTACACGACCCTTTGCGCCCTGGCGTTCCATGACGTGTTCCGCGCCGGCGCCAGTCTCTATGGTGTCAGCGACCCCGTCGCCCTGGGCCAGGCCACGCACAAATTCGAAGGCGATTATCTGGACTGGCTGATCGGCGACCCGCAACAGGACGCCGAACGCTACCGGGACCGCACGCCACTGCTGCACGCTGATCAGATCCGCACCCCGGTGATATTTTTCCAGGGTGAACTGGATGCCGTGGTCGTGCCGCAGCAGACACGCGATATGGTCGAGGCATTGCAGAACAACGGCATCGCGGTAGAAGCGCATTACTACGCCGATGAGCGCCATGGCTTTCGCAAGGCGATCAACCAGGCTCATGCGCTGGAACATGAATGGTTGTTCTATCGCAGGGTGATGGATGGCCCCCTATAG
- a CDS encoding YqaE/Pmp3 family membrane protein, whose protein sequence is MDIIRIIIAILLPPLGVFLQVGFGGAFWLNILLTLLGYIPGIVHAVYIIAKR, encoded by the coding sequence ATGGATATCATTCGAATCATCATCGCCATCCTGCTGCCGCCATTGGGTGTGTTTCTGCAAGTGGGCTTCGGCGGGGCATTCTGGCTCAACATCCTGCTGACTCTGTTGGGTTACATCCCGGGTATCGTGCATGCGGTGTACATCATCGCCAAGCGCTGA